A single Chengkuizengella sediminis DNA region contains:
- a CDS encoding ketoacyl-ACP synthase III, with translation MNSKARISAIGSYVPEKVLTNHDLEQIVDTNDEWIVKRTGIKERRIAADKEYTSDLCIAAIKNMMESYEVDIEDTDLIIVATSTADFSFPSTASRLQAHFQLKKTGAIDLRAACAGFTYGLQVANGLITAGLHKKIIVIGADVLSKITDYTDRSTCILFGDGAGAVMVERDEKQPSFISSYNGSNGDGGIHLYQTGLSNNLNGVDLKNEGFLVQNGREVYKWAVNHVPKGMLKVLENTDFSLQDVNWFIPHSANLRMIESICQRSDFPIEKTLYSLVHCGNTSAATIPLSIQEGLNQNKIKNGDHLLLYGFGGGLVYAGLLVKWNLNPRK, from the coding sequence ATGAATTCAAAAGCAAGAATTTCTGCTATTGGATCTTATGTACCAGAAAAAGTACTTACAAATCATGATTTAGAACAAATCGTGGATACTAATGACGAATGGATAGTAAAACGTACTGGAATTAAAGAGCGACGCATAGCTGCAGATAAAGAATACACAAGTGATTTATGTATCGCAGCCATTAAGAATATGATGGAAAGTTATGAGGTGGATATTGAAGATACAGATTTAATTATTGTAGCTACAAGTACCGCTGATTTTTCATTTCCTAGTACAGCGAGTAGACTTCAAGCTCATTTTCAGTTAAAAAAAACAGGAGCCATTGACCTTAGAGCTGCATGTGCAGGTTTTACGTATGGCTTGCAAGTTGCAAATGGGCTAATCACTGCTGGTCTCCACAAAAAAATTATTGTTATCGGTGCAGATGTATTATCTAAAATAACTGATTATACAGATCGTTCAACCTGTATTTTATTTGGAGATGGTGCAGGCGCTGTAATGGTAGAAAGAGATGAAAAACAGCCTAGTTTCATTTCTTCCTACAATGGTTCCAATGGTGATGGAGGAATCCACTTATATCAAACAGGATTATCCAACAATTTAAATGGGGTTGATCTTAAAAATGAAGGCTTTTTAGTCCAAAACGGTCGTGAGGTATATAAATGGGCGGTAAATCATGTGCCTAAAGGAATGTTAAAAGTTTTAGAAAATACAGATTTCAGTTTACAAGATGTGAATTGGTTTATTCCTCACAGTGCAAATCTAAGAATGATTGAATCTATATGCCAAAGAAGTGATTTTCCAATTGAAAAAACACTGTACAGTCTTGTACATTGTGGAAATACTTCTGCTGCAACCATTCCATTATCTATTCAAGAAGGTCTAAACCAAAATAAAATCAAAAATGGAGACCATTTGTTACTTTATGGTTTTGGTGGTGGATTAGTTTATGCTGGTTTATTGGTAAAATGGAATTTGAATCCTAGAAAATGA
- a CDS encoding helix-turn-helix domain-containing protein has translation MKGSDDKGKFILTNREREVFELLVQDKTTREIAKELYISEKTVRNHISNVMQKLNVKGRSQAVVELIRLGELKI, from the coding sequence TTGAAGGGTAGCGACGATAAAGGAAAATTCATATTAACAAACCGTGAACGTGAAGTATTCGAACTGTTAGTTCAAGACAAAACAACTCGAGAAATTGCTAAAGAGTTGTATATAAGCGAAAAGACAGTTCGAAATCATATCTCCAATGTCATGCAAAAGTTAAATGTTAAAGGTCGTTCACAGGCAGTCGTTGAATTAATAAGGCTTGGAGAATTGAAAATATAA
- a CDS encoding YhcN/YlaJ family sporulation lipoprotein, producing MVNSMFTKLIVAGSLIFSLSACTTDNEGAMDNRTGDNVSPYGVYDSNRNYNANRLGMNTRNNILNTDKLRASDMRANNVHQNTNVRESKKIANAIVNMKEVNRANVLLTDNNAYIAVELTDNTKNGMTRKSMKGKSLKGTSKGNTEYYGLGMNTGKKVRSFSDTMTDDVKKKISSKVKSMDNNVKNVYVSANANFVDRINNYMVDIGEGRPVRGFMDEFNTFMNRVFPMNMDKNVDYKDNNNQRSIMNRTNR from the coding sequence ATGGTAAATTCAATGTTTACTAAATTAATTGTTGCTGGTTCACTTATCTTTTCATTAAGTGCTTGTACAACTGATAATGAAGGTGCTATGGATAATCGAACAGGGGATAATGTTAGCCCGTATGGAGTATATGACTCGAATAGGAATTACAATGCAAACCGTTTAGGTATGAATACCCGAAATAACATCTTAAATACAGATAAACTACGGGCCAGTGACATGCGTGCAAATAATGTACACCAAAATACAAATGTGAGAGAAAGTAAAAAGATTGCAAATGCAATTGTAAACATGAAAGAAGTAAATAGAGCAAATGTATTACTAACGGATAATAATGCTTACATTGCAGTGGAATTAACTGACAATACTAAAAATGGAATGACAAGAAAATCCATGAAAGGAAAATCGCTTAAAGGCACCTCTAAAGGTAATACTGAATACTATGGTTTAGGAATGAATACAGGTAAAAAGGTTCGATCATTTTCTGATACAATGACAGATGATGTGAAAAAGAAAATATCCAGTAAAGTAAAATCGATGGATAATAATGTGAAAAATGTGTATGTTTCTGCAAATGCCAATTTTGTAGACCGTATTAATAATTACATGGTTGATATTGGTGAAGGTAGACCTGTTAGAGGGTTTATGGATGAATTTAATACATTTATGAATCGAGTTTTCCCAATGAATATGGATAAAAATGTAGATTATAAAGACAACAATAATCAGCGCAGTATAATGAATCGAACAAATAGATAA